A single region of the Corallococcus caeni genome encodes:
- a CDS encoding putative glycolipid-binding domain-containing protein produces MTARTARPGGTPEGRCLQALTWRRLESPGTEHFELWESAEGPLLTGTAVLVGEGLPLLARYTVACDPDWHTRELRLALHQGGTRRTLVLQVDDHQRWWREGRELPDLRGCVDVDLSVTPSTNTLPIRRLGLEPGQSRDVTAAWVRLPDLSLERLEQRYTRLSSTRYRYESAGGAFVAEVDTDALGLVTHYPGGWERVATSDG; encoded by the coding sequence ATGACGGCGCGCACCGCCCGGCCCGGCGGCACGCCCGAGGGCCGCTGCCTGCAGGCCCTGACCTGGCGGCGCCTGGAGTCCCCCGGCACCGAGCACTTCGAGCTGTGGGAGTCCGCCGAGGGGCCCCTCCTCACGGGCACCGCGGTGCTGGTGGGCGAAGGGCTGCCGCTGCTCGCGCGCTACACCGTGGCGTGCGACCCGGACTGGCACACGCGCGAGCTGCGGCTGGCGCTGCACCAGGGCGGCACGCGCCGCACGCTGGTGCTCCAGGTGGACGACCACCAGCGCTGGTGGCGCGAGGGCCGCGAGCTGCCGGACCTGCGCGGGTGCGTGGACGTGGACCTGAGCGTCACCCCCTCCACCAACACCCTGCCCATCCGCCGGCTGGGGCTGGAGCCGGGCCAGTCCCGCGACGTCACGGCCGCGTGGGTGCGGCTGCCGGACCTGTCCCTGGAGCGGCTGGAGCAGCGCTACACCCGGCTGTCCTCCACGCGCTACCGCTACGAGAGCGCGGGCGGCGCCTTCGTGGCCGAGGTGGACACCGACGCCCTGGGGCTCGTCACGCACTACCCGGGCGGCTGGGAACGCGTCGCCACGTCCGACGGTTGA